A genome region from Labilibaculum antarcticum includes the following:
- the kamB gene encoding lysine 5,6-aminomutase reactivase subunit KamB codes for MPFLNDIENYKSLSIVGLEKNTGKTECLNYVLSRLRDSRKQIALTSIGIDGENRDQVTRTNKPEIELSEGMIFVTSELHYKQRKLVSEIIDVSRQSTSLGRLVTAKALTKGKVLLSGPASNHSIKELIADLKNKGVELTIVDGALSRKSIGSPAVTDAMILATGAALSANITQLVFKTKFVYDLIQLPEIEMNLKTQLSNVDRGIWAIDSEGTFQDTGISSVLLIKKEKDRLFQHGNRFFVSGAVTDQFLEFLKNQKQISEINLIVRDFTRVFASPETYYAFVKRGGSMQVLNKTNLLAITINPVSPDGYRLNSDELKRALQDKVNVPVYDIKKM; via the coding sequence ATGCCGTTTCTTAATGACATAGAAAATTATAAGAGTCTTTCGATTGTAGGACTTGAAAAAAATACCGGGAAAACCGAGTGTTTGAACTACGTGCTGTCCCGACTTAGGGACAGCCGTAAACAAATAGCTCTGACTTCAATTGGTATTGATGGTGAAAACCGTGATCAAGTTACACGAACAAATAAGCCGGAAATTGAGCTTAGCGAAGGGATGATTTTTGTGACTTCGGAATTGCATTACAAACAGCGAAAGCTGGTTTCTGAAATTATAGATGTCTCTCGTCAATCAACAAGTTTAGGTCGATTGGTAACCGCAAAAGCTTTGACCAAAGGCAAGGTTCTCTTATCAGGACCGGCCAGTAATCATTCCATTAAGGAGTTAATTGCTGATTTAAAAAATAAAGGAGTAGAGTTGACCATTGTTGATGGAGCTTTGTCTCGAAAAAGTATTGGATCACCAGCTGTAACCGATGCCATGATCTTGGCAACAGGAGCAGCTCTTTCGGCCAATATTACCCAATTGGTTTTCAAAACCAAATTTGTGTATGACTTGATTCAGTTGCCGGAAATTGAAATGAATTTGAAAACTCAATTGTCAAATGTGGATCGTGGCATTTGGGCAATCGATTCGGAAGGTACATTTCAGGATACAGGAATTAGTTCTGTTTTGTTGATTAAGAAAGAAAAAGACAGACTTTTTCAGCATGGTAATCGCTTTTTTGTGAGCGGAGCCGTAACGGATCAGTTTCTAGAATTTCTGAAAAATCAGAAACAGATTTCTGAAATCAACTTGATTGTAAGGGATTTTACAAGAGTATTTGCAAGCCCTGAAACCTATTATGCTTTTGTAAAGCGAGGTGGAAGCATGCAGGTCTTGAATAAAACTAATTTGTTGGCGATAACAATTAACCCTGTTTCGCCGGATGGGTACCGATTAAATTCGGATGAGTTGAAAAGAGCATTGCAGGATAAAGTAAATGTTCCTGTGTATGATATAAAAAAAATGTAG
- the kamC gene encoding lysine 5,6-aminomutase reactivase ATPase KamC → MQDLKSNVIETLRLNTDVEIDENSRQSDAVLSPISQPVLFREVAAHTSGLQFLMEDLDLRSPMGRRYLLDSKLMCCEKEISAELNFIDQLEQALELNSDLISKIQSKLSHLRDIRGSVNNLIGNLVLDDVELFEIKLFALLAQEIVELQKEGKQSFLEISDLSQLIRLLDPQNTKIPSFYIYDNYSEELAEARKELKLAKSKNGESDLDIEVLFAKMQEIEANVREELCTKISQFGGLLANALNQLAHLDLLIAKAVQAKKWDFSKAETSEGETSYTGMFNPMIKNELANQNKEYQAIDIDLERSVCLITGANMAGKTVVLKTLALCQYLFQFGFFVPATSAQISIVDKVMISVGDEQSELNGLSSFASEMLNVSRMVKDSKNQNNVLILIDELARTTNPVEGLAIVNAVADIFYQGKIRSVITTHYSGLKYKFRKLRVKGLDKDLGANVITYKNINSYMDYSLVEDLEGEVPHEALRIASLLGIDKEIIERAQNHLNEETSKENTFIKG, encoded by the coding sequence ATGCAAGATTTGAAGTCAAATGTGATCGAAACCTTAAGGCTTAATACTGATGTGGAAATTGATGAAAACAGCAGGCAAAGCGATGCTGTTCTTAGCCCAATTTCACAACCGGTGTTGTTTCGGGAAGTAGCAGCACATACAAGCGGATTGCAGTTTCTAATGGAAGATCTTGATTTGAGATCTCCAATGGGAAGACGCTACCTGCTGGATTCAAAATTGATGTGTTGCGAAAAAGAGATCAGTGCAGAATTGAATTTTATTGATCAGCTTGAGCAAGCACTGGAGCTTAATTCAGATTTGATTTCTAAAATTCAGAGCAAATTATCGCACTTGCGTGATATCCGCGGAAGCGTAAACAATTTGATTGGAAATTTAGTTCTTGATGATGTTGAGCTGTTCGAAATTAAGCTGTTTGCTTTGTTGGCACAGGAAATTGTTGAGCTTCAAAAAGAAGGAAAGCAGAGTTTTCTGGAAATCTCGGATTTGAGTCAGTTGATTCGCTTGCTGGATCCTCAAAACACAAAAATTCCATCTTTTTACATTTACGATAATTACTCAGAGGAATTGGCTGAAGCTCGAAAAGAGTTGAAGTTGGCTAAAAGTAAGAATGGAGAATCCGATTTAGATATAGAAGTTTTGTTTGCCAAAATGCAGGAGATTGAAGCGAATGTTCGCGAAGAACTTTGCACTAAGATTTCTCAGTTTGGAGGTCTTCTGGCGAATGCATTAAATCAATTGGCACATTTGGATTTACTGATAGCGAAAGCTGTTCAGGCCAAAAAATGGGACTTCAGTAAGGCTGAAACGTCCGAAGGGGAAACTTCATATACGGGAATGTTCAACCCGATGATTAAAAATGAACTGGCAAATCAGAACAAGGAATATCAAGCAATTGATATTGATCTTGAACGATCGGTTTGTTTGATTACCGGAGCAAATATGGCCGGGAAAACGGTGGTGTTAAAAACACTCGCTCTTTGTCAGTATTTGTTTCAATTTGGCTTTTTTGTTCCAGCCACATCGGCACAAATTAGCATTGTTGATAAAGTGATGATATCGGTAGGCGATGAGCAATCAGAATTAAATGGCTTGTCATCTTTTGCCTCTGAAATGTTGAATGTGAGCCGTATGGTAAAAGATTCAAAAAATCAGAACAATGTTTTGATTTTGATTGATGAATTGGCTCGAACAACAAATCCGGTGGAAGGTTTGGCTATTGTGAATGCTGTGGCTGATATTTTTTATCAAGGAAAAATTAGAAGTGTTATAACCACTCATTACAGTGGATTGAAATATAAATTCAGAAAACTTCGGGTGAAAGGTCTGGATAAGGATTTGGGTGCAAATGTGATCACCTACAAAAATATAAACAGTTATATGGATTATTCATTGGTAGAGGATCTTGAAGGGGAAGTTCCTCATGAAGCGCTTCGGATTGCTTCTTTATTGGGAATCGATAAAGAGATAATTGAACGGGCGCAGAACCATTTGAATGAAGAAACTAGCAAGGAAAATACATTTATAAAAGGATAA
- the kamD gene encoding lysine 5,6-aminomutase subunit alpha: MQRSKLGLDFEKVGHAKEVSKRIADDVQKFVENYSTVSVERTLCRLLGIDGVDKNEVPLPNVVIDELQEKGVLSEGVMFFLGNAILETGLNPQEIAEKVAVGELDITKIPVRSTEEIHKAIEPFVTKSIQVIRDRKAKRDNYINTIGEGPKPYLYVIVATGNIYEDVVQAEAAARQGADIIAVIRTTGQSLLDYVPYGATTEGFGGTVATQENFRIMRTHLDKIGEEEGKYIRLCNYCSGLCMPEIAAMGAIEGLDVMLNDALYGILFRDINMQRTIVDQYFSRLLNGFAGVIINTGEDNYLTTADAFDEAHTVLASDFINEQLALVAGLPEEQMGLGHAFEMEPGLENGFLYELGQAQMIREIFPKAPLKYMPPTKFMTGNVFKGHVQDALFNQISIWTGQGIQLLGMLTEAIHTPFMSDRYLSIENAKYIFNNMKSIGDEMEFKEGGIIRQRAAKVLDDAIELVEKIEKEGLFNALEKGIFADIKRPKDGGKGLAGVVEKGSNYFNPFIELLHKK; the protein is encoded by the coding sequence ATGCAAAGGAGTAAACTAGGTCTTGATTTTGAGAAAGTTGGGCACGCAAAAGAGGTGTCGAAGCGAATTGCAGACGATGTTCAGAAATTCGTAGAGAACTATTCTACTGTTTCAGTTGAGCGAACTTTGTGTCGTCTTCTGGGAATCGACGGAGTTGACAAGAACGAGGTGCCGTTGCCAAATGTTGTTATTGATGAACTTCAGGAAAAAGGAGTTTTGAGCGAAGGTGTAATGTTCTTTTTGGGAAATGCAATTCTGGAAACAGGTTTAAACCCACAAGAAATTGCAGAGAAAGTCGCTGTTGGCGAATTGGATATAACTAAGATTCCTGTTCGTTCGACTGAAGAAATTCACAAGGCCATTGAACCTTTTGTAACGAAAAGTATTCAGGTAATTAGAGATCGCAAAGCAAAAAGAGATAATTACATAAATACAATTGGCGAAGGTCCAAAGCCTTATTTGTACGTGATTGTAGCAACTGGAAACATTTACGAAGATGTTGTTCAGGCTGAGGCTGCTGCTCGTCAGGGTGCTGATATTATTGCGGTAATTCGTACTACCGGACAAAGTTTGCTGGATTACGTTCCTTACGGAGCTACAACCGAAGGTTTTGGTGGAACTGTCGCAACTCAAGAGAATTTCCGAATTATGCGTACTCACCTAGATAAGATTGGTGAGGAAGAGGGGAAATATATCCGTTTGTGTAATTACTGTTCTGGTTTGTGTATGCCAGAGATTGCTGCCATGGGAGCAATTGAAGGTTTGGATGTGATGTTGAATGATGCATTGTACGGTATTCTTTTCCGTGATATCAACATGCAACGTACTATCGTTGATCAGTACTTCTCAAGATTATTGAATGGTTTTGCTGGTGTAATTATTAACACCGGAGAAGATAATTACCTAACAACTGCTGATGCATTTGATGAGGCTCACACGGTGTTGGCTTCTGATTTTATTAATGAGCAGTTGGCTTTGGTAGCAGGTTTGCCTGAAGAGCAAATGGGATTAGGTCACGCTTTCGAAATGGAACCAGGACTAGAGAATGGTTTCCTTTATGAGTTGGGTCAAGCTCAAATGATCAGAGAGATTTTCCCTAAGGCTCCTCTAAAATATATGCCTCCAACAAAATTCATGACTGGAAATGTTTTTAAAGGTCATGTTCAGGATGCATTATTCAATCAAATTTCAATTTGGACAGGACAAGGAATTCAATTGTTGGGAATGCTTACCGAAGCAATTCATACACCATTCATGTCCGATAGATATCTTTCTATTGAGAATGCAAAATACATCTTCAACAATATGAAGAGTATTGGTGATGAAATGGAATTTAAAGAAGGTGGAATCATCCGTCAGCGTGCAGCAAAAGTTCTTGATGATGCAATCGAATTGGTTGAGAAAATCGAAAAAGAAGGATTGTTCAATGCACTTGAAAAAGGGATTTTTGCTGATATCAAACGTCCCAAAGATGGTGGTAAAGGTTTAGCTGGAGTTGTGGAAAAAGGAAGCAACTACTTTAATCCGTTTATTGAATTATTGCATAAAAAGTAA
- the kamE gene encoding lysine 5,6-aminomutase subunit beta, with product MSGGLYSTNSNEFDKTLDLTKIKPYGDTMNDGKTQVSFTLPVEKGDEAIEAAKQMMRKMGFENPQVVYVQELMKGFTFFNCYGDCVHTVDFTGITVPKVEATAMDMHETDDFIKENIGRPIRILGASTGSDAHTVGIDAIMNMKGFAGHYGLERYGMMEALNMGSQVPNEEFIAKAIEFKADVLLVSQTVTQKDIHIKNLVELVELMEAEGLREKVILICGGPRISHELAKELGYDAGFGMNKYADDVASYAAQELSRRLNA from the coding sequence ATGAGTGGAGGTCTTTATTCAACCAATTCCAACGAATTTGATAAAACCCTTGATCTAACTAAGATCAAGCCTTACGGTGATACCATGAATGATGGTAAAACTCAGGTTAGTTTTACTTTGCCAGTAGAGAAAGGCGATGAAGCCATCGAAGCTGCCAAGCAGATGATGAGAAAAATGGGTTTTGAAAATCCTCAGGTAGTGTATGTTCAAGAGTTAATGAAAGGGTTTACCTTTTTCAATTGTTATGGCGATTGTGTACATACTGTAGATTTTACGGGAATTACTGTTCCTAAAGTGGAAGCTACAGCCATGGATATGCACGAAACCGATGATTTTATCAAAGAAAACATTGGTCGTCCGATTCGTATTCTTGGAGCCAGTACTGGCAGTGATGCGCATACCGTAGGGATTGATGCAATTATGAACATGAAAGGTTTTGCCGGACATTACGGTTTAGAGCGTTACGGCATGATGGAAGCTTTGAACATGGGTAGTCAGGTGCCAAATGAAGAATTTATTGCGAAAGCGATCGAATTTAAGGCAGATGTTCTTTTGGTATCTCAAACGGTAACTCAAAAAGATATTCACATTAAAAACCTTGTTGAGCTTGTTGAACTAATGGAGGCTGAAGGATTACGCGAAAAGGTAATTTTGATTTGTGGCGGACCACGAATTTCTCATGAGTTGGCAAAAGAATTAGGCTACGATGCAGGTTTTGGAATGAACAAATATGCCGATGATGTAGCATCGTATGCTGCACAGGAATTAAGCCGTAGGTTGAACGCGTAA
- a CDS encoding 3-oxoacid CoA-transferase subunit B — MDKNEIREVIARRAALELHDGDVVNLGIGLPTIIPNYVPEDVNVILQSENGLLGMGAAPAEGEEDLDFVNAGGGFITCKKGASSFDSSVSFGIIRGGHVDVTVLGALQVDEKGNLANWIIPGKKTPGMGGAMDLIVGAKRVILAMEHTARGSHKIMTDCNLPLTAAGQVDMIITEMGVMDIVPEGILLKEINPLFTIEQIQEATDAKLIIAEDLIEMKK, encoded by the coding sequence ATGGATAAAAATGAAATCAGAGAGGTAATTGCTAGGAGAGCTGCTCTCGAATTGCACGATGGTGATGTGGTGAATTTGGGGATAGGATTGCCAACCATTATCCCAAATTACGTTCCTGAAGATGTGAATGTGATTTTACAATCGGAGAATGGATTGTTGGGTATGGGTGCTGCTCCTGCTGAAGGAGAAGAAGATCTTGATTTTGTTAACGCAGGAGGTGGATTCATCACTTGTAAAAAAGGCGCCAGTAGTTTCGATAGTTCTGTTTCTTTTGGAATCATTAGAGGAGGACACGTTGATGTAACTGTTTTGGGTGCTCTTCAGGTAGATGAAAAAGGAAATTTGGCCAACTGGATTATTCCGGGTAAAAAGACTCCTGGCATGGGAGGAGCTATGGATTTGATCGTTGGAGCCAAGCGTGTGATTCTTGCTATGGAGCATACTGCACGGGGTAGCCATAAAATCATGACCGATTGTAATCTTCCATTAACTGCTGCTGGTCAGGTAGACATGATCATCACAGAAATGGGTGTTATGGATATCGTTCCTGAAGGAATTCTTTTGAAAGAGATCAATCCTTTGTTTACAATTGAGCAAATTCAGGAAGCTACTGATGCAAAATTAATTATTGCTGAGGATTTAATTGAAATGAAAAAGTAG
- a CDS encoding acetyl-CoA C-acetyltransferase, with amino-acid sequence MSKVYIVAAKRTAVGKFLGALTPVKAADLAAIVIKNIISETGIDAAKIDEVVIGNILMAGQGQGIARQASIKGGIPQEVPAYGINMICGSGMKTISLAYANIKAGEANLILAGGTENMSDAGFVMPGTVRGGHKMMDLKAVDHMVLDGLTDAFSGYHMGITAENIADKYNLTREEQDAFSFASQQKAMAAQDNGNFKNEIVPVEIKSRRETIIFDADEFINRGTSVEKLAGLRPAFKKDGTVTAGNASGINDGAAFVMVASEEAVKEFGLTPLAEIVATGQGGVDPAIMGMGPVPAIASALKKANMKLEQMDVLELNEAFAAQSLGVVKQLCEDHAVDANFFAERCNLNGGAIALGHPIGASGTRITVSLIHEMKRSGKEYGLASLCIGGGMGTAIILKNV; translated from the coding sequence ATGAGCAAAGTATATATTGTCGCAGCCAAGCGAACTGCAGTAGGTAAATTTTTGGGAGCACTAACTCCTGTTAAAGCTGCTGATTTGGCAGCAATTGTAATCAAGAACATCATTTCTGAAACGGGTATTGATGCAGCTAAGATTGATGAGGTTGTTATTGGTAATATCCTTATGGCTGGTCAAGGGCAGGGAATTGCCCGTCAGGCTTCTATTAAGGGTGGTATTCCTCAGGAAGTACCTGCTTACGGAATCAATATGATTTGTGGTTCGGGGATGAAAACAATCAGTTTGGCTTATGCTAACATTAAAGCTGGGGAAGCAAATTTGATTCTTGCCGGAGGAACTGAGAACATGTCAGATGCTGGTTTTGTAATGCCGGGAACTGTTCGTGGCGGACACAAAATGATGGATTTGAAAGCCGTTGACCACATGGTTTTGGATGGATTAACAGATGCTTTTTCAGGCTATCACATGGGAATTACAGCCGAAAATATTGCTGATAAATATAACTTAACCCGCGAAGAGCAGGATGCTTTTTCTTTTGCTTCTCAGCAAAAAGCAATGGCCGCTCAGGATAATGGGAATTTTAAGAATGAAATTGTTCCTGTAGAGATTAAATCTCGCAGAGAAACAATCATTTTTGATGCAGATGAATTCATTAATCGCGGAACCAGCGTAGAAAAATTAGCTGGCTTGCGTCCGGCTTTCAAAAAGGATGGAACCGTAACTGCTGGCAATGCATCAGGTATTAACGATGGTGCTGCTTTTGTAATGGTGGCATCGGAAGAAGCCGTTAAAGAGTTTGGTTTGACTCCTCTTGCAGAAATTGTCGCCACCGGACAAGGTGGTGTAGATCCTGCAATTATGGGCATGGGACCAGTTCCTGCTATTGCAAGTGCATTGAAGAAAGCCAACATGAAATTGGAACAAATGGACGTGCTGGAACTAAACGAAGCTTTTGCCGCTCAATCATTAGGAGTCGTAAAACAATTGTGCGAAGATCACGCAGTTGATGCTAATTTCTTTGCCGAAAGATGCAATTTGAACGGTGGAGCTATTGCTTTAGGTCACCCAATTGGAGCATCAGGAACTCGTATCACCGTAAGTTTGATTCACGAAATGAAGCGCAGCGGAAAAGAGTACGGTTTGGCTTCACTTTGTATCGGTGGCGGAATGGGAACTGCAATTATTTTGAAAAACGTGTAA
- a CDS encoding acyl-CoA dehydrogenase has translation MNFSLTKEQELFLQMIKDFAEREVKPLAAEVDDLERFPIETVEKMAKIGIMGIPIPKQYGGAGGTNVMYSMAVEELSAVCATTGVIVSAHTSLCAAPILEYGTEAQKQKYLPKLASGEWIGAFGLTEPNAGTDASGQQTTAIEDGDNYIINGSKIFITNAGFAHVYVILAMTDKSQGTRGITAFIIEKGTPGFSIGKKEKKMGIRGSATCELVFENCLVPKENMLGKLSKGFGIAMKTLDGGRIGIAAQALGIAQGAIDETVKYVKERKQFGRPISAFQNTQFQLADMNTKTEASRMLVRKAAFKKDAKLPYSVDAAMAKLYAAETAMEVTNKAVQLHGGYGYTREYPVERMMRDAKITEIYEGTSEVQKMVISANMLK, from the coding sequence ATGAATTTTAGCTTAACAAAAGAACAGGAATTATTTCTGCAAATGATTAAAGATTTTGCGGAGAGAGAGGTAAAGCCTTTGGCTGCTGAAGTGGATGATTTGGAACGTTTCCCAATTGAAACAGTTGAGAAAATGGCCAAAATTGGAATCATGGGTATTCCAATTCCCAAGCAATATGGTGGTGCTGGTGGAACAAATGTAATGTACTCGATGGCAGTTGAAGAATTGTCTGCCGTATGTGCAACTACAGGAGTTATTGTATCGGCTCATACATCCTTGTGTGCGGCTCCTATTTTGGAGTACGGAACAGAGGCACAAAAGCAAAAATACCTTCCTAAACTCGCTTCAGGAGAGTGGATTGGTGCTTTTGGTTTGACAGAACCTAACGCCGGTACCGATGCTTCAGGACAACAGACAACTGCAATTGAGGATGGCGATAACTATATTATCAACGGAAGTAAGATATTTATTACCAATGCTGGATTTGCTCATGTTTATGTGATTTTGGCAATGACTGACAAGTCTCAGGGAACACGTGGGATTACAGCTTTTATCATTGAAAAAGGGACTCCTGGATTTTCTATCGGAAAGAAAGAGAAGAAAATGGGTATTCGTGGTTCTGCAACCTGCGAATTGGTATTTGAAAACTGCCTTGTTCCTAAGGAAAACATGTTGGGTAAATTGAGCAAAGGTTTCGGTATTGCCATGAAGACTTTAGATGGCGGACGTATTGGTATCGCGGCTCAGGCTTTGGGTATTGCTCAGGGAGCTATCGACGAAACAGTGAAATATGTGAAAGAAAGAAAACAATTCGGTCGTCCGATTTCTGCATTCCAAAACACACAATTTCAGTTGGCTGATATGAATACCAAAACGGAAGCTTCCCGTATGTTGGTTCGCAAAGCGGCTTTCAAAAAAGATGCTAAACTTCCTTATTCGGTGGATGCTGCAATGGCTAAACTTTACGCTGCTGAAACAGCAATGGAGGTAACCAATAAAGCGGTTCAACTTCACGGAGGATATGGTTATACCAGAGAATATCCGGTAGAGCGTATGATGCGTGATGCAAAAATCACCGAAATCTACGAAGGAACATCCGAAGTTCAGAAAATGGTAATTTCAGCTAACATGTTAAAATAA